One Mycolicibacterium parafortuitum DNA segment encodes these proteins:
- a CDS encoding nuclear transport factor 2 family protein: MPVDQITDRTSEVEQTVYGMWAALSARDWDALKGFLAPDCIYLDMPVGPAAAARGPEDIVKRLKIGIAPLASYQNFPGLMVSNGVDVMYEHHEEWHWATGESAVLQFVTVHRVQNGVITLWKDYWDMSALADHAPPSWLADFAEADMSWVFDATGLV, from the coding sequence ATGCCGGTTGACCAGATCACCGATCGAACCTCCGAGGTCGAGCAGACCGTCTACGGGATGTGGGCGGCACTGTCGGCGCGGGACTGGGATGCGCTCAAAGGCTTCCTCGCACCGGACTGCATCTACCTGGACATGCCGGTCGGGCCCGCCGCCGCCGCCCGCGGCCCCGAGGACATCGTCAAACGTCTCAAGATCGGTATCGCGCCGCTGGCTTCCTACCAGAACTTCCCCGGCCTGATGGTCAGCAACGGCGTCGACGTGATGTACGAACACCACGAGGAATGGCATTGGGCCACCGGCGAATCCGCGGTCCTGCAGTTCGTCACGGTGCACCGCGTCCAGAACGGTGTGATCACGCTCTGGAAGGACTACTGGGACATGTCGGCGCTGGCCGACCACGCCCCGCCCAGCTGGTTGGCGGATTTCGCCGAGGCAGACATGTCGTGGGTGTTCGACGCGACCGGACTGGTTTGA
- a CDS encoding N-acyl-D-amino-acid deacylase family protein, with protein MSYDTIIRGGRWFDGTGAPSAVRTLGIRDGHVAAITDGDLDETGCPQVIDAAGKWVLPGMLDIHTHYDVEVLGGPSLSESLRHGVTTVMLGSCSLSTVYVGAEDAGDIFGRVEAIPRDHVIAAVDRHKTWTDGEGYIAALEARPLGPNVAAFLGHSDMRAATMGLDRATRDDVRPTEAELRRMEQMLTEALRAGFVGMSSQQLLFDKLDGEVCRSRTLPSTYAKARELRRLKSLLRRAGRILQSGPDIENPLNIGSQVFGSLGIVRNPLKTSLLSAADVKSNPFAVKILGPLARLANRLGGDFRWQHLPVPFEVYADGIDLVIFEEFGSGAAALHLKDEVERNALLRDEAYRRAFRKDYDAKFGMRVWHRDFFDAEIVACPDASVIGKSFGQVGRDRGGLHPVDAFLDLVLEHGAQLRWRTTISNHRPEVLKKLAADTGIQMGFSDAGAHLRNMAFYNMGLRLLRHVRDAAQNGRPFMTVEQAVHRLTGELADWYRLDAGHLRLGDRADVVIVDPERLDASLDDYAEEAVDQYGGLSRMVNRNDDTVTAVFVGGRAVFLDGKPTAVVGAERTGRFLRAAHRAPALSATERTLAHAG; from the coding sequence GTGAGCTACGACACGATCATTCGCGGCGGACGATGGTTCGACGGAACCGGGGCGCCGTCGGCGGTGCGGACCCTCGGCATCCGCGACGGCCACGTCGCGGCGATCACCGACGGCGACCTCGACGAGACCGGATGCCCGCAGGTCATCGACGCCGCGGGTAAGTGGGTGCTGCCCGGCATGCTCGACATCCACACCCACTACGACGTCGAGGTCCTCGGCGGGCCCTCGCTGTCGGAATCCCTGCGGCACGGCGTCACCACCGTGATGCTGGGATCGTGCTCGCTGTCCACGGTGTACGTCGGCGCCGAGGACGCCGGCGACATCTTCGGCAGGGTCGAGGCCATCCCCCGCGACCACGTCATCGCCGCGGTGGACCGGCACAAGACCTGGACCGACGGCGAGGGATACATCGCCGCGCTGGAGGCCAGGCCGCTGGGACCCAATGTCGCCGCGTTCCTCGGTCACTCCGATATGCGCGCCGCCACGATGGGCCTGGACCGCGCCACCCGTGACGACGTGCGGCCCACCGAGGCCGAACTGCGGCGTATGGAGCAGATGCTGACCGAGGCGCTACGCGCCGGCTTCGTCGGGATGTCGTCACAGCAATTGCTCTTCGACAAGCTCGACGGCGAGGTGTGCCGGTCCCGCACGTTGCCGTCCACCTATGCCAAAGCGCGCGAACTGCGCCGGCTCAAGTCGTTGCTGCGCCGCGCCGGGCGGATCCTGCAGTCCGGTCCCGACATCGAGAATCCGCTCAACATCGGCTCGCAGGTGTTCGGCTCGCTGGGTATCGTCCGCAACCCGCTCAAGACCAGCCTGCTGTCGGCGGCAGACGTGAAGTCCAACCCGTTCGCGGTCAAGATCCTTGGGCCGCTGGCGCGCCTGGCGAACCGGTTGGGCGGCGACTTCCGCTGGCAGCACCTGCCGGTTCCGTTCGAGGTCTACGCCGACGGCATCGACCTGGTCATCTTCGAGGAGTTCGGGTCCGGCGCCGCGGCGCTGCATCTGAAGGACGAAGTCGAGCGCAATGCACTGCTGCGCGACGAGGCGTACCGCCGGGCGTTCCGCAAGGACTACGACGCGAAATTCGGGATGCGGGTCTGGCATCGCGACTTCTTCGACGCCGAGATCGTGGCCTGCCCCGACGCGTCGGTGATCGGGAAATCGTTCGGGCAGGTCGGGCGTGACCGCGGCGGGCTGCATCCGGTGGATGCGTTCCTCGATCTGGTGCTGGAGCATGGTGCTCAATTGCGTTGGCGCACCACGATTTCCAACCACCGCCCGGAGGTGCTCAAGAAGCTGGCCGCCGACACCGGAATCCAGATGGGCTTCTCCGATGCCGGTGCACACCTGCGCAACATGGCGTTCTACAACATGGGCCTTCGACTGCTGCGTCACGTCCGCGACGCGGCACAGAACGGGCGACCGTTCATGACGGTGGAGCAGGCCGTGCACCGGCTCACCGGTGAGCTGGCCGACTGGTACCGCCTCGATGCCGGGCACCTACGACTCGGGGATCGCGCCGACGTGGTGATCGTCGATCCGGAGCGGCTGGACGCGAGCCTGGACGACTACGCCGAGGAGGCCGTCGACCAGTACGGCGGCCTGTCACGGATGGTGAACCGCAATGACGACACCGTGACCGCCGTGTTCGTCGGCGGCCGCGCCGTGTTCCTCGACGGAAAGCCCACCGCAGTCGTCGGCGCCGAACGCACCGGCCGGTTCCTGCGCGCGGCGCACCGGGCGCCCGCGCTGTCGGCCACCGAAAGGACACTCGCCCATGCCGGTTGA
- a CDS encoding dienelactone hydrolase family protein codes for MTPLQRYIAEEIATDHLDGLLSRREALRRLALLGVGTAAATALITACGENKQAQAKSTPSDASPSDVPSPPADAPAPGMDGALPTEPVTWAGPAGELQGAWAPADRSRGGVLVIHENKGLNDWVRSVAGRLAGAGCSSLAIDLLSERGGTATFADPAEATAALGARAPEAMVADLKSGIAELARRTPGQKIAAIGFCMGGGLVWRLLAAGTPELAAALPFYGPTPDDPDFAGSRDVAVLGFYGERDQRVNATEPVAAAALERAGLVHELVTEPGADHAFFNDTGDRYDPAAAADAWSRTLNWLAAHVG; via the coding sequence GTGACGCCGCTGCAGCGCTACATCGCAGAAGAGATCGCCACTGACCACCTCGACGGGCTGTTGTCGCGCCGTGAGGCGCTGCGCAGGCTCGCCCTGCTCGGCGTCGGCACCGCGGCCGCGACGGCGCTGATCACCGCGTGCGGGGAGAACAAGCAGGCCCAGGCGAAGTCCACACCGTCCGATGCCTCACCCTCCGACGTGCCGTCCCCGCCGGCCGACGCGCCGGCGCCGGGGATGGACGGTGCGTTGCCGACGGAGCCGGTGACGTGGGCCGGACCGGCGGGGGAGTTGCAGGGCGCCTGGGCGCCGGCGGACCGGTCGCGCGGCGGGGTCCTGGTGATCCACGAGAACAAGGGGCTCAACGACTGGGTCCGCTCGGTCGCGGGTCGGCTCGCGGGCGCGGGCTGTTCCAGCCTGGCCATCGATCTGCTCTCCGAGCGCGGCGGCACCGCGACCTTCGCCGACCCGGCCGAGGCCACCGCGGCGCTGGGCGCCCGCGCGCCCGAGGCCATGGTCGCCGACCTGAAATCCGGGATCGCGGAGCTGGCGCGCCGTACCCCGGGGCAGAAGATCGCCGCCATCGGGTTCTGCATGGGCGGCGGGCTGGTGTGGCGACTGCTCGCGGCGGGGACCCCGGAGCTGGCCGCAGCGCTGCCGTTCTACGGGCCCACCCCCGACGACCCGGATTTCGCCGGGTCGAGGGACGTCGCGGTGCTGGGTTTCTACGGTGAGCGGGACCAGCGGGTCAACGCCACCGAACCGGTCGCTGCGGCGGCGCTGGAAAGGGCCGGGCTGGTACACGAACTCGTCACCGAGCCCGGTGCCGACCACGCGTTCTTCAACGACACCGGCGACCGCTACGACCCGGCGGCGGCCGCGGACGCCTGGTCGCGAACCCTGAACTGGTTGGCTGCCCACGTCGGGTAG
- a CDS encoding cytochrome P450 codes for MSLEPALVRPNGIAPPDVPLADIALGSWDFWGLDDDVRDGAFATLRREAPISFHDSYVVDQDSDVAGHWALTRYDDVFYASRHPEIFSSALGITVGDQTPELAEYFGSMIAMDDPRHTRLRNIVRSAFTPRVLALIEESVRQRARRLVTDMVAAHPDGHADVVTALAGPLPLQIICDMMGIPEQDHQQIFHWTNVILGFGDPDIATDFDEFVSVAMNIGAYASGLADERRRSPGDDLTTALVLAELDGERLTSAEVASFFILLVVAGNETTRNAISHGVLALSRYPEQRRRWWADYAAMAPTAVEEIVRWASPVAYMRRTATRDIVLNGASIAAGDKVTLWYGSANRDESKFDDPWMFDVGRHPNPHVGFGGGGAHFCLGANLARREITVAFEELHRLIPDIQAVDEPDRLHSAFIHGIKRLPVAWTPPAAGSATGS; via the coding sequence ATGAGCCTTGAACCGGCGCTGGTCCGCCCCAACGGGATTGCGCCGCCGGACGTGCCGCTGGCCGACATCGCGCTGGGTTCCTGGGATTTCTGGGGACTCGACGACGACGTCCGCGACGGGGCGTTCGCGACGTTGCGACGCGAAGCGCCGATCAGCTTCCACGACTCCTACGTGGTCGACCAGGATTCCGACGTTGCCGGGCACTGGGCGCTGACCCGGTACGACGACGTGTTCTACGCCAGCAGGCATCCGGAGATCTTCAGTTCCGCGCTGGGCATCACCGTCGGTGACCAAACCCCGGAACTCGCCGAGTATTTCGGGTCGATGATCGCGATGGACGACCCTCGACACACCCGGCTGCGCAACATCGTGCGCAGCGCGTTCACTCCTCGGGTGCTGGCGCTGATCGAGGAGTCGGTGCGCCAGCGGGCCAGGCGGCTGGTGACCGACATGGTCGCCGCCCACCCGGACGGTCACGCCGACGTCGTCACCGCGCTGGCGGGGCCGCTCCCGCTGCAGATCATCTGCGACATGATGGGCATCCCGGAGCAGGACCACCAGCAGATCTTTCACTGGACCAATGTGATCCTCGGGTTCGGCGATCCCGACATCGCCACCGACTTCGACGAGTTCGTCTCTGTCGCAATGAACATCGGTGCTTACGCGAGCGGGCTCGCCGACGAACGCCGCCGCAGTCCGGGCGACGATCTGACCACGGCGCTGGTGCTCGCCGAATTGGACGGGGAGCGGCTGACCTCCGCAGAGGTGGCGTCGTTCTTCATCCTGCTCGTGGTGGCGGGGAACGAGACCACCCGCAACGCCATCAGCCACGGGGTGCTGGCGCTGAGCCGCTATCCCGAGCAACGACGGCGCTGGTGGGCGGACTACGCGGCGATGGCGCCGACCGCCGTCGAGGAGATCGTGCGCTGGGCCTCCCCGGTCGCCTACATGCGCCGCACCGCGACCCGAGACATCGTGCTCAACGGCGCGAGCATCGCCGCCGGAGACAAGGTGACGCTGTGGTACGGCTCGGCCAACCGGGACGAGTCGAAGTTCGACGACCCGTGGATGTTCGACGTCGGACGCCATCCCAACCCGCATGTCGGTTTCGGCGGCGGAGGCGCGCACTTCTGCCTCGGGGCCAATCTGGCACGCCGCGAGATCACGGTGGCGTTCGAGGAACTGCACCGGTTGATCCCCGACATCCAGGCCGTCGACGAGCCCGACCGGCTCCATTCGGCGTTCATCCACGGGATCAAACGGCTGCCGGTGGCATGGACGCCACCGGCCGCCGGATCCGCTACTGGGTCCTGA
- a CDS encoding serine hydrolase domain-containing protein has protein sequence MGTVLAASGCGAGADDAEALSTHHGEATSSAAPAATLPAELTDRLDRAIEQAMIDASIPGAVIGIRGPQGDYVRAFGVADKKTRAPMKVDVFTRIGSQTKTFTVTAVLRLADQGRLGLDDPISRFVSGVPRGDEITLRELARMQSGLANYTNHPEFVRDLYSDPQRRFTPQELLDFAFSQPASFTPGDGFEYSNTNTLLLGLVVESVTGRSLADHLRDHVSGPLGMSDTTLPSDSEFPKPHAAGYTRQSLDGGETTATDWNPSWAWAAGAMISTLQDMQIWAPALANGALLTREMQQQRLQTVDRFGDPAPTGYGLGVFNLGGWIGHNGSLPGYQTVSVFLPEEQTSLVLFVNTDIPVDGADPGTVLATAVTTELSPGHVYAMGD, from the coding sequence ATGGGGACGGTGCTGGCGGCCTCGGGATGCGGGGCGGGCGCAGACGATGCCGAGGCTCTGTCCACTCACCACGGTGAGGCCACCAGCAGCGCCGCGCCTGCCGCGACGCTGCCGGCGGAGCTGACCGACCGCCTGGACCGCGCCATCGAGCAGGCGATGATCGACGCGTCGATCCCAGGTGCCGTGATCGGTATCCGGGGACCGCAGGGCGATTACGTGCGCGCGTTCGGTGTCGCCGACAAGAAGACGCGCGCCCCGATGAAAGTCGACGTGTTCACCCGGATCGGGAGCCAGACAAAGACTTTCACCGTTACCGCGGTGCTGCGCCTGGCCGACCAGGGCAGGCTCGGTCTCGACGACCCGATCTCCCGGTTCGTCTCCGGCGTGCCGCGTGGCGACGAGATCACCCTGCGTGAGCTGGCGCGGATGCAGAGCGGGCTGGCGAACTATACGAACCACCCGGAGTTCGTCCGCGACCTGTACAGCGACCCGCAGCGACGCTTCACCCCGCAGGAGTTGCTCGACTTCGCGTTCTCCCAGCCGGCGTCGTTCACCCCCGGCGACGGGTTCGAATACTCGAACACCAACACCCTGTTGCTCGGACTGGTGGTCGAGTCCGTCACCGGCCGCTCGCTGGCCGATCATCTGCGCGATCACGTCAGCGGGCCCCTCGGCATGTCCGACACCACCCTGCCCTCGGACAGTGAGTTCCCGAAGCCCCACGCAGCGGGCTATACCCGGCAGTCCCTCGACGGCGGCGAGACCACCGCGACAGACTGGAACCCGTCCTGGGCGTGGGCGGCCGGCGCGATGATCTCGACCCTGCAAGACATGCAGATCTGGGCGCCGGCCCTGGCCAACGGCGCACTGCTGACCCGGGAGATGCAGCAGCAGCGCCTGCAGACCGTCGACAGGTTCGGCGATCCCGCCCCCACCGGATACGGCCTCGGCGTGTTCAACCTCGGTGGTTGGATCGGACACAACGGCAGCCTGCCCGGCTACCAGACCGTCTCGGTGTTCCTGCCCGAGGAGCAGACCTCGCTGGTGCTGTTCGTCAACACCGACATCCCGGTCGACGGCGCCGATCCGGGAACCGTTCTGGCCACTGCCGTCACCACCGAGTTGAGTCCAGGACACGTCTATGCGATGGGTGATTGA
- a CDS encoding cyclopropane mycolic acid synthase family methyltransferase, giving the protein MPDTPNGSADLQPHFEDVQSHYDLSDDFYRLFLDRTQTYSCAYFEREDMTLEEAQLAKIDLSLGKLGLEPGMTLLDIGCGWGATLLRAIEKYDVNVIGLTLSRNQQAHVQKALDSSDSPRSKRVLLQGWEQFDEPVDRIVSIGAFEHFGRDRYDEFFKRAYAVLPEDGRMLLHTIIKPTDEEFAARGLKLTMTIVRFSKFIMDEIFPGGDLPKPTTVAEHATKAGFEVTREQRLREHYAKTLDIWADALRSREAEAVEIQSREVYDRYMKYLTGCADLFRDGYTDICQFTLQK; this is encoded by the coding sequence TTGCCCGATACACCGAACGGCTCTGCGGATCTGCAGCCTCACTTCGAGGACGTCCAGTCGCATTACGACTTGTCAGACGACTTCTACCGGTTGTTCCTCGACCGCACGCAAACCTACAGCTGCGCGTATTTCGAACGCGAGGACATGACGCTGGAGGAAGCGCAGCTCGCCAAGATCGACCTGTCGCTGGGCAAACTCGGCCTGGAACCGGGGATGACGCTGCTCGACATCGGCTGCGGCTGGGGTGCGACATTGCTGCGTGCCATCGAGAAGTATGACGTCAACGTCATCGGCCTGACGCTGAGCCGCAATCAGCAGGCGCACGTCCAGAAGGCGCTGGACAGCAGTGACAGCCCCCGAAGCAAGCGGGTGCTGCTGCAGGGCTGGGAGCAATTCGACGAGCCCGTCGACCGGATCGTGTCGATCGGCGCGTTCGAGCACTTCGGCCGCGACCGCTACGACGAGTTCTTCAAGCGTGCCTACGCGGTGCTGCCCGAGGACGGCAGGATGCTGCTGCACACGATCATCAAGCCCACCGACGAGGAGTTCGCCGCGCGGGGGCTGAAGCTGACGATGACCATCGTGCGGTTCTCGAAGTTCATCATGGACGAGATCTTCCCGGGCGGTGACCTGCCCAAGCCCACCACGGTCGCCGAGCACGCGACCAAGGCCGGGTTCGAGGTCACCCGCGAGCAGCGCCTGCGCGAGCACTACGCCAAGACGCTCGACATCTGGGCCGACGCGCTGCGCAGCCGCGAGGCCGAAGCCGTGGAAATCCAGTCCCGCGAGGTCTACGACCGGTACATGAAGTACCTGACCGGATGCGCCGATCTGTTCCGCGACGGCTACACCGACATCTGCCAGTTCACTCTGCAGAAGTGA
- the speB gene encoding agmatinase — protein MAEQLDLAYAGVASFGHRPFLTEVEQLDSWKPDAAIVGAPFDIATTNRPGARFGPRAIRATAYEPGTYHMDLGLEIFDWLEVVDFGDAYCPHGQTELSHNNIRERVHAVASRGIVPVILGGDHSITWPAATAVADVHGYGNVGIVHFDAHADTADEIEGNLASHGTPMRRLIESGAVPGSHFVQVGLRGYWPPQDTFEWMQEQKMTWHTMQEIWERGFKAVMADAVGEALAKADKLYVSVDIDVLDPAHAPGTGTPEPGGITSADLLRMVRQLCYEHDVAGVDVVEVAPAYDHAELTVNAAHRVVFEALAGMAARRRDAADGAVGQPARSYRDRGVTSAE, from the coding sequence ATGGCCGAACAGCTGGATCTCGCGTACGCCGGTGTGGCCTCGTTCGGTCATCGTCCGTTCCTGACCGAGGTGGAACAGCTCGACTCGTGGAAGCCCGACGCCGCGATCGTCGGGGCACCGTTCGACATCGCCACGACCAACCGGCCCGGCGCTCGGTTCGGGCCCCGTGCGATCCGCGCCACCGCATACGAGCCGGGGACCTATCACATGGACCTGGGGCTGGAGATCTTCGACTGGCTGGAGGTCGTCGACTTCGGCGACGCGTACTGCCCGCACGGTCAGACCGAGTTGTCGCACAACAACATTCGCGAACGGGTGCACGCGGTCGCCTCACGCGGGATCGTGCCGGTGATCCTCGGAGGCGACCACTCCATCACGTGGCCGGCCGCCACCGCCGTCGCCGACGTGCACGGCTACGGCAACGTCGGCATCGTGCACTTCGACGCCCACGCCGACACCGCCGACGAGATCGAGGGCAACCTCGCCAGCCACGGCACCCCGATGCGCAGGCTCATCGAATCCGGCGCGGTGCCGGGATCGCACTTCGTCCAGGTGGGTCTGCGCGGCTACTGGCCGCCGCAGGACACGTTCGAGTGGATGCAAGAGCAGAAGATGACCTGGCACACCATGCAGGAAATCTGGGAGCGCGGCTTCAAAGCGGTGATGGCCGACGCCGTCGGCGAAGCGCTGGCCAAAGCCGACAAGCTGTACGTGTCGGTGGACATCGACGTGCTCGACCCCGCGCACGCGCCCGGCACGGGAACCCCCGAGCCCGGCGGAATCACCAGCGCCGACCTGTTGCGGATGGTGCGCCAACTCTGCTACGAGCACGACGTCGCCGGTGTGGACGTCGTCGAGGTCGCCCCCGCCTACGACCACGCGGAGCTGACGGTCAACGCCGCGCACCGGGTGGTGTTCGAGGCACTCGCGGGAATGGCCGCCCGGCGCCGCGACGCCGCCGACGGCGCGGTGGGCCAGCCGGCCCGGTCCTACCGGGACCGGGGCGTCACTTCTGCAGAGTGA
- a CDS encoding acyl-CoA thioesterase encodes MSEIPATFSLPIVPRYAEVDQQGVVFNGHYLTWFDEACTGLLDNLGVAYPELMAGGYDFQVVHSEIDYASSVRWRDAVRVTAGCRRVGSTSFTVEFSVLAATASEPERVAVRGHNVYVVVSTRDWTKRPVPDALRAALTRSPGG; translated from the coding sequence GTGAGCGAGATCCCGGCCACGTTCTCCCTGCCGATCGTGCCCCGCTACGCCGAGGTCGACCAGCAGGGCGTGGTCTTCAACGGGCATTACCTGACCTGGTTCGACGAAGCGTGCACCGGCCTGCTCGACAACCTCGGGGTGGCGTATCCGGAGCTGATGGCCGGCGGGTACGACTTCCAGGTCGTGCACAGCGAGATCGACTACGCGTCCTCGGTGCGCTGGCGCGACGCCGTCCGGGTGACCGCGGGCTGCCGCCGGGTCGGGTCGACGAGCTTCACCGTCGAGTTCAGCGTGCTCGCCGCCACCGCATCCGAGCCCGAACGCGTTGCGGTGCGCGGACACAACGTCTACGTCGTGGTGTCGACCCGGGACTGGACCAAGCGACCGGTGCCGGACGCACTGCGTGCCGCATTGACCCGTTCCCCGGGCGGCTGA
- a CDS encoding threonine ammonia-lyase gives MKLVTIEDVRAAAERIRPHVVRTPLVSAGWGDPERPLWIKPESLQPIGAFKVRGAFNAVGAVKDRATDVVAYSSGNHAQAVAYAAAAFGLRAHIVMPKETPNIKIQATRDLGARVVLSEAGQRETVAAEVLAETAGAMIPPFDHPDVIAGQGTIGIEIAEDLPSVRTVLIPVSGGGLASGIGTAIRALCPQATIFGVEPELAADTAAGLSAGHRVDWSIEDRNRTIADGLRSQPSELTFAHLQRVLDGMITVSEDEIRSAVRELAYRGRLVAEPSGAVALAGYRRGGTPPGETVVILSGGNIEPQMLRRILAEPAPG, from the coding sequence ATGAAGCTGGTGACGATCGAAGACGTCAGGGCTGCGGCGGAGCGCATCCGCCCGCACGTGGTACGCACCCCGCTGGTGTCGGCGGGCTGGGGTGACCCCGAACGGCCGCTGTGGATCAAACCCGAGAGCCTGCAGCCGATCGGCGCGTTCAAGGTCCGTGGGGCGTTCAACGCGGTCGGGGCGGTGAAGGACCGCGCGACCGACGTGGTCGCGTATTCCAGCGGCAACCACGCGCAGGCGGTGGCGTACGCCGCGGCGGCGTTCGGGCTGCGAGCCCACATCGTGATGCCGAAGGAGACGCCGAACATCAAGATCCAGGCGACCCGAGACCTCGGCGCGCGGGTGGTGCTCTCGGAGGCGGGCCAACGGGAGACGGTGGCCGCGGAGGTCCTCGCCGAGACCGCCGGCGCGATGATCCCGCCGTTCGACCATCCTGACGTGATCGCCGGGCAGGGCACGATCGGTATCGAGATCGCCGAGGACCTGCCGTCGGTGCGCACGGTGCTGATCCCGGTCAGCGGCGGGGGGCTGGCCTCGGGTATCGGCACCGCGATCCGCGCGCTGTGCCCGCAGGCGACGATCTTCGGGGTGGAGCCCGAGTTGGCCGCCGATACCGCCGCGGGTCTGAGTGCGGGCCACCGCGTCGACTGGTCCATCGAGGACCGCAACCGCACCATCGCCGACGGTCTTCGCTCCCAGCCGTCGGAGCTGACGTTCGCTCACCTCCAGCGGGTGCTCGACGGGATGATCACCGTCTCGGAGGACGAGATACGTTCGGCGGTCCGCGAATTGGCATACCGGGGCCGGCTCGTCGCCGAGCCCAGCGGGGCGGTGGCGCTGGCCGGCTACCGGCGTGGCGGCACACCGCCGGGGGAGACCGTGGTGATTCTGTCCGGCGGCAACATCGAACCGCAGATGCTGCGCCGGATCCTGGCCGAACCGGCTCCCGGCTGA
- a CDS encoding DUF7159 family protein, producing the protein MNAVLGLSVTPSGVGVVLVEGSDDDRVTLDGERFEIRRRGQGDALTTSEKAAAAVLRSEAIAADLGRRVHSIGVTWSDDADAEAALLLDSLNESGFGNVVPVRLSEATDALARRIAHVLGYATTAVCVIEPEQLIALVVSAGEDADDAVQTAVNHNVVTEEDLVGWLSAVFARADWEPEALVLVGSAEDLDDLLPLLEDALGVPVFSPDQAQLALARGAALACAQPGELTDCSDSAPGAAKGPVARRCAQFGPAALLIAGVVTFVVSASAALALQLAPEPAVAPTRPVVEVPASVAPAPVWTPTPVSPPAPIPAVETGPEEAIPAEEVPTVEVPPVDVPPVVVPSAEAPALEEAPPEPLPPVDAVPAPAMVPPVPEERPGILQRIRDRIGNRGDAPEQAPPAPAPPLP; encoded by the coding sequence GTGAACGCTGTGCTCGGGTTGTCGGTGACGCCCTCGGGCGTCGGTGTCGTCCTGGTCGAGGGCAGCGACGACGATCGGGTCACGCTCGACGGCGAACGCTTCGAGATCCGAAGGCGCGGTCAGGGCGACGCGTTGACGACGTCCGAGAAGGCCGCGGCCGCGGTGCTGCGCAGCGAGGCGATCGCCGCCGACCTGGGCCGGCGCGTGCACTCCATCGGGGTGACCTGGAGTGACGACGCGGACGCCGAAGCCGCGTTGCTCCTGGATTCGCTGAACGAATCCGGTTTCGGCAACGTCGTGCCGGTGCGGCTGTCGGAGGCCACCGACGCGCTGGCACGCCGCATCGCGCACGTGTTGGGCTATGCGACCACCGCGGTGTGCGTGATCGAGCCCGAGCAGCTCATCGCATTGGTGGTCTCCGCCGGTGAGGACGCCGACGATGCCGTGCAGACCGCGGTCAACCACAACGTGGTGACCGAGGAAGACCTCGTCGGCTGGCTCAGCGCCGTGTTCGCCCGCGCCGACTGGGAACCGGAGGCGCTGGTGCTCGTCGGCTCCGCCGAGGACCTCGACGATCTGCTGCCACTACTCGAAGACGCGCTCGGGGTGCCGGTGTTCTCGCCGGACCAGGCGCAGCTGGCGCTGGCCCGTGGCGCCGCCCTGGCCTGCGCGCAGCCGGGGGAGCTCACCGACTGCTCCGACAGCGCACCGGGTGCGGCGAAAGGCCCGGTGGCGCGACGTTGTGCGCAGTTCGGGCCGGCCGCGTTGCTGATCGCCGGTGTCGTCACCTTCGTCGTGTCGGCATCGGCGGCTCTTGCTTTGCAGCTGGCTCCCGAGCCAGCGGTAGCGCCCACCCGTCCGGTCGTCGAGGTTCCGGCCTCGGTGGCCCCGGCCCCGGTGTGGACACCCACGCCGGTGTCGCCGCCGGCGCCGATCCCCGCGGTCGAGACCGGGCCCGAGGAAGCGATCCCGGCCGAGGAGGTACCCACGGTGGAGGTGCCCCCTGTGGACGTGCCGCCGGTGGTCGTGCCCAGCGCGGAGGCTCCCGCTCTGGAGGAGGCGCCGCCCGAGCCGTTGCCGCCGGTCGACGCCGTCCCGGCACCCGCGATGGTGCCGCCCGTGCCCGAGGAGCGCCCCGGCATCCTGCAGCGGATCCGGGACCGGATCGGCAACCGTGGCGACGCGCCGGAGCAGGCCCCGCCGGCGCCCGCGCCGCCGCTGCCCTAG